In the Methylomonas rhizoryzae genome, one interval contains:
- a CDS encoding lipid-A-disaccharide synthase N-terminal domain-containing protein, with the protein MDSNTLWLIVGFVGQALFSARFLVQWLASERQKKSVIPVMFWYFSLLGGSTLLIYSIHKQDPVFIFGQAGGLLIYARNLYFVVKHRKSTETAPQADHNANSQNALNCSGIGKPR; encoded by the coding sequence ATGGATAGCAATACCCTGTGGCTGATTGTCGGCTTCGTCGGCCAAGCGCTATTTTCCGCACGCTTTCTGGTGCAATGGCTGGCCAGCGAACGGCAAAAGAAAAGCGTAATTCCGGTCATGTTCTGGTATTTCAGCCTATTGGGCGGCTCGACTTTACTGATCTACTCAATCCACAAACAGGATCCGGTGTTTATTTTCGGGCAGGCCGGTGGCTTGTTAATCTATGCCCGCAATTTGTATTTTGTGGTCAAACACCGCAAAAGCACGGAAACCGCGCCGCAAGCCGACCATAACGCCAACAGCCAAAACGCGCTCAACTG